In the genome of Mangifera indica cultivar Alphonso chromosome 9, CATAS_Mindica_2.1, whole genome shotgun sequence, the window AATGTAAGTTGCAAAATTATTAAGACTTCATTTGATCCATTAGCACTGCCAGTGAGTTTAATGGATACTGATATATTGATACTGCTTACTTCCTTTGCAGAGAAAGGGGCGAAGAATATATCGTCAGGGCATATAAAGGTGGAACAAAAAAGGCTACTCACAAATCCACATTGTCATACTGGAAAAGATATGTTGCAGTCAAAGAAACTCTTCTGTCAAGGTGGTTGTTTCTACTAATATTAAGGATTTCACAATTGGATCGTTTGATACATCCTTTCCTCTGTTGTTTGTGGTGTTTTCCCACTTCTGTTAGTTGTTTAAGCATAAAAATTTAGTATATGATTGGCCTTTCAAAGGAATGGTGGGAAATGTAAGGCATATTTTTTCATGACTTAAAGATACATGgtgcaaatttatttttgttctacgAAATGGTGGAGATCAGTATTCATTGCATGCAAGAAGCTAAAGGCAATTCCTTAATTAAATAAAcactttattatttaatataaccattactattttattttgttgagcAGAAAGTTCTTGGATGATGGTCCTTGGCGGAGTAATGTTTCTTCTACTGCTCCTGCTAATAAACCTCCTTCAGGTAACACAGGTTGCACGTTTTTGGTTTCTAAAGTTTATTTGCTTTGCATTCATTTACCATATGGATCATATTCTTTACACACAAACAAATTGTAgctattaaaaagataatattcatCATATTGAAGCCATGAGTCACTGCAGTCACCTGGAGGCTCCCGATCCATTTTTCTTCCCAAGTTTGTACTTGAGCCTGATATTTGATTGTCTTTCTGTATCATTGTGAACTGAATTTGAACCCTGTTAGTGCATTTAGTCTTCTCAGAAAGTTCTTATGGTGTATCCGAGTATACCtttattataatagaaaattacacTATGTTTCCAGTCTGGTTGATTTTCCTATTTTTCTTGAATGAGAATCAGGTACTGATTATTGGGATGCTAGAGCTTCACCAGAAGACATGGAAGAGATGTGGAATAATCCTGAGGTTGCCAAAGAGTGGACAAAATCAGGAGAAAAACGGGGAAGAGTGCGCTTTTCTCATGATGCAAAAAAGACACCCTATCTTTCTCGAATAGAATTGAAGGCATGaatcttctttcttcctttacTGTCACATTTTGTTATAATACATCGAAAAATTATATGAACTTAATCTAATGTAAAACACTAAAGGGGAAATGAATGTGAAGAAGACGCGAAAGATAAAAGGGGAAATGAACTTAAATGGCATAAATGTCTTCTTTCAGGCAGTAGCAGAAATCATTCTTTCCAAGTATTTCAGTGCTAAGGGTGTTAAACCTGTAAGTATACGATTTAATTTGCAAACAGCTACATGATAAGATTAGACATTACTGGAGGtaacttttaagtttttttttcctcttatttgTTGCATGTAATTTTTTCTCCTGCTGCTTATCTTTTCTACAGACAGTTCTTTGTGCTCTAGCCGAGATGGTTAGCATGCGTTTTGTGAATGGTGTGGGAGCAAAACCTGGCATTATGGGAATAGACTACTCCACAGCTTTCTGGATTTATGTGTAAGTTACAACTAAAATGTACTTTCAAATGCTCCTAGAAACTCACAGATAATACATTTTCATTTCAAGTCTACTTTCAGCATGTTTTTACCTCTTGTATTTGACTGAGTTCCGAAAActgtttatattttcttgtgAAGGGAGCTGGGCTACAGGGCTTATAAAGTTGATTCTATGGAAGATCTAAACAAGCCATTTGTGTCTATGTACTTTGGTGCAGCCTATTTGGCTTGGCTATCAGAATATGAAGGAAGGTAGATATGCTGACCATGTAAAACTTCATTATATCAAAGTTGTCTTCTCTAATGTTTGCTTGCAAAACAGGGAAAGAACTCCACAATTCATTGTTCAAGCTTTTCTTGCCGGGCCAAAGAATGTTAATCTTCAAGAAACTGGTCCTTCTTGGCTTAAGTTTGAGCAAACCTTAGCAAGCTTTGAAGGCACAAAAAGGTAGATATTACCAGTAATTTCAGTTGTAAATCAGCCAAACATTCTCTTTCTTACTGCCATTATGACTtgtaaatttatctttatcatcTGTAGATCACAAGGGAGCTGCACCATCTTGTAAGCTCAGGAAGTAACAATCTGCAGTTTTTTTTCAGCATGGATTTTTGGTCACAGCCTTTAGAGTTTTATCTGGTCTTTATGCATTATAAAAGGCTATGGATTTTTGCTTCTTTAGAGAGAGTTTTGCAGAGAAATCTCAATTCTGAAATACATAATCTAGTTGACAGCAATTCTGTATTGTATTGGCTTGGTTTGCAATAAGAAGTTTGatagaaagaaaatcttgatgtctatataaaaaagtttttgatatatgatacgatatgtgatttaattattattgttacttTAAGAAGTAACCTCCAACTAATTTAAACGAGATCGAGTTTAAGTTGggtattataaatttgagcAAAACACAAACTCAAATATACTGAAGTACCcaaaattaatcaacaaaattttttcattcaagGTTCGGATAACAACCAAGCTTCTTCCCAAAATCAAAGCATAAAAAGCCACAAACTTCTTGACAAATAATTCGTCACAGGAGAGCGATGGAAGCCGACCAacttatattacaaattaaatttggttttatCTGAAATTGGGAAAGAAAAAACAACACCCAACTTGTCACCGACCATGCCCAAATTCTccattcttttttcttttcagacCCTGATGAGATTGAGGACCACTTATGgttgaatcaaatcaattaaataattttaaatttagaataaataatgatagaacaatcaaactttaattaaaattaaatcaaataagtaaaaaatattatcttattatattattagaaaaatttgaaccaaactctCTATCTAAGAATCTCATCCCTTTACCACACTATCCCTTTGAGGCATCCACAATAATTTTGCATTactcattttcttattttctttcctttagagttaatcaaatataaattttctgaAAGTCTCCAATAAGagattgttttaatatttacaaaagtATGAATACTTGTAATAATATTAACTggatattaattataatgtgttatcttaatatattattattggtatTTAAACTAGTATTTATATATAgccattttcgtttaaatatagtataagttaaaaatttttaaaactctttaTAAGATTTAgagttacaataaaattatatgcatttataataaatacaaaaaatgagACGATCATTATacgattaaatgattttaaattaaaaataaaacaatacataatcatatgataacatgttattattgGTATTCgaattaatacttattatataTGCACATAATATAACTCtttaaagtgatattttattaata includes:
- the LOC123225328 gene encoding uncharacterized protein LOC123225328, yielding MTVSYKYWDDCVDPQDMEEMWEDGEVSTEWLDAGEEREQKVHLSRDPDGEPFLTQTELKAVVNITVRRHFDSEIDPDMICAICELESDRLLLSMRIEKKSKDTTQGLMQISTKTATWLFGEMGYRAYDVQTDPDLLYRPFVSIYFGAAYLKWLSTYDGIERGEEYIVRAYKGGTKKATHKSTLSYWKRYVAVKETLLSRKFLDDGPWRSNVSSTAPANKPPSGTDYWDARASPEDMEEMWNNPEVAKEWTKSGEKRGRVRFSHDAKKTPYLSRIELKAVAEIILSKYFSAKGVKPTVLCALAEMVSMRFVNGVGAKPGIMGIDYSTAFWIYVELGYRAYKVDSMEDLNKPFVSMYFGAAYLAWLSEYEGRERTPQFIVQAFLAGPKNVNLQETGPSWLKFEQTLASFEGTKRSQGSCTIL